The genomic stretch ATGTTCGAACAATTTCAAGCAGTTGGGTCTTGCACTGCACAACTATCACGACACGTTCGGGGCATTCCCCTACGGCTCTCGCGCGGGAACGGTGAGCTACCCGAATCTATCGGGTGTTAATTGGCGAACTTCGATCCTTCCGTTTCTGGAGCAAAAGAACGTTTTCGACCAACTCAACTTTGAAACGGGTAGTTTCAACGAGCCGTTCACTGGCAACGAAGTCTTGAATAATCTCGTTATCGATGCCTACATCTGCCCATCGAGCCCTGTAGATCCCAAGGTGGCCGCTCCTAATGCGTTGAACGGCAATCAGGGTAGTCTCATGCACCAGTACGTCGGGATCGCTGGCGCTTATCCGGATCCGGGTGGTCGAACTGCCGTGGTAAAGCAAACGGCTCGAGGATATGCCGCGGGAACAGGTATGCTGCGTCCCGGCGAAGTTACTCGATTTCGGAACGCTACCGATGGAACTTCCAACAGCCTAATGGTCTCGGAACAATCAGGCATGGTAGATGGCGTGGTACTGGCAGCCAATTACGGCGGAGGTTGGGCAGGCCAGCCCGAAAGTCATCCCGTCCCGTCGATTGGCAGCACCTCAGAGAACTACTACTACACAGGCCTAACTACGGTCCGTTGGCAGATCAACTATGAGACAGCTACTGCCTCTTCTAGCAGTCAGCCGTACGAGAACAATACGATCCTCAATTCTCTACATCCCGGAGGCGTTATGGGCGCGCTCGGAGATGGCTCGACTCGCTTTATTCCTGAAACCATCGATATGGAAATCTTGCGTCGTTTGAGCGCATGTGACGATGGTCAAACGGTTTCCTTCTAAGCAAAACAGATGACTTCTAGATTGGGAGCCCTAAGATGAAGTCTCCATTACTCACACACTCATCTTCCGCCGTTCTCTTGGCCATGACCGTCTTTTGTGCCGGTTGTTCCGAATCACCGGAGGACGCGAAAGTCAGTGGCCAAGTCACTCTGGATGGCAATCCGTTGTCGTCAGCTGTTATCCTGCTTGAGGACCGCGCGAGCGGTGCCGGGGGAACTGCTGTTATCGAGAATGGGAGTTTTTCATTTCCAACATCCTTGCCGACTGGTAAGTACGCGGTTGCTTTGCAGCCCCCCCCACCGCCTGCGCCGCATGAATCCTCCCCAACACCTATCCGGACAAAATTGCCGCGTCACTTGACCCGCCCAGAAACGAGTGGACTCGAAGCGGAACTTACCCCTGGCGAGAACGCCTTGGACTTCAAAGTTGATTCCAAATAATCTCGCATCTCTAACGTCGTCTTCAACGAGCTACATTCGTTAGCTTTCAATCTAGTCCTGGTGTGGACCAGGGCTTGGAGAATCTATGCCCATGTTTCGTCTTTGGTATTTTGCTACCGTATTCGCTTTGGTTTTCGGGGCCAATACACGATTGCTTTCGGCCGAGGAAGATACGCATTTGTGCATTGTTGGCTCCGCAGAATCGGATCTTTGCCAGGCACTTCAGCAGCAAAACATTCGATTCGAAAGCAAGCCAACTTGGCAATCCGCATTGACTGCGGTGGAGTCCGGTGGTGCGATTGCGGTGTTGGCAGATGGATACCCGGAGTCAACAACTGATCTGCCAGACGAATTCTTCCAAACCGCCGCCAAGAAAGACCTACGTGTCTACCTAGAATTTCCTGGATACGTTCCTGGCATCACGCTGGGATCACCTACGGAAAGTCGCTGGGAGCGGGTCGTTGTTTCCTCGGAAGAGCTTAGCTCGGATCTTAGTAAGTTAAGAATACTGTCGATGAACCGTTGTCGCTTTGTCCCGATGACAGAAGACAGCCCTTTGATGGTTCTCGCTCGAGTAGCAGGCTTCGATAAGGCCGTTTATGGTATTCCGGATTCGGCTAGCCCGCTGCTGGTTCATCTTCCTGCCACAAAAGGGCGTCCGGAAATGTTCCTAGCATCCAGTAAAATGAGTGCCTTTATCACAGCACGATACGCCCCGGCCGGCGCTTGGCAGAAGGTCTGGCAGGCAGTCCTCGCCAAACTTCTTCCGAACAAGCAAAACATCCAACTAACTTGGACGCCCACGGTTCACCCAACCTACAACAAGCAAGACCAGCTTCCGGTCAACGCCGAGCTTGAGGCGTTTCGGCGAGGAGCAAGTTGGTATCTGAAATCGGGTTTGCTCCTAACCTTAAAGACCGAAGAGGTCACGCGATTAGCCGCGGCAAAATCAGAAGTTACGAACCATAAGCCCTTCGATAACCAAGTTGGCGACGGCAGTCTGGGGATGTTAGAAGGATTTGACTCGGGCATTTTACCAGATGGGAGTCAAAGAGTTCGCGTGATCCTTCGAAGCGATTGCATCAGTGAATCGGCAATGGCCTTGGGAATCGCAGGAGAGGTGCTCAACGACGAAAAGCTTTCATCGATTTCCAAGAATCTGCAGGAGTACCTCTACGAACGTTCTGGAGCCGTCCATGGAGATCGAGGAGATCCCTCACACCCATCTTACGGCATGATCGCATGGGGCGTCACAAACGACGCTTGGCTGCGGTCGAACTACGGCGACGATATTGCCCGGGTGGTTTTGTCGACACTTTCAACCGAGTCCACCACGGACGATCATCGGTGGAGTCCTTTCGCATCGCGAGCCATCCTCTCCAATCTCAGGTCGTGTGGCCCCTATGGTTTTAGGCCTGCGAATACGACTCAAAACGATTTGACGAAACATGGATGGGAATACTTTTTCCAGTCTTCAACGGTGCACCTGGCCCCTCACTTTCAATCCTATCTCTGGGCGTGCTATTTGGCGGCCTACCAACAGACGGGAGATGAGCTTCTCTTGCAACGCGCCAAAACGGGTATCCGTGTGATGATGTCAAAATACCCCGATGAATGGCGATGGACCAATGGACTTCAACAAGAGCGCGCACGTATGCTGCTGCCCTTGGCCTGGTTAATTCGCGTAGAGGATAGTCCCGAGCATCGTCGGTGGTTGCGTCGAATCGCCGAAGATGTGATTGCTTGTCAGGATGCTTCCGGGGCTATTCGCGAAGAACTAGGCCAAATCGATCATGGTGGGTTTCCGCCCCACCGCGATAATGAATCGTTCGGTGCCCATGAGGCGCCACTGATTCACGAGAACGGAGAACCAGTATCCGATCTGCTTTACACGACCAATTTTGCTTTCCTTGGCTTGCATGAGGCTGCGGCCGCCACGGGAGATTCCTACTATCAAGATGCGGAAGATCGGCTGGCCAAGTTTCTCTGCCGAATTCAGACATCAAGTGACGTTCATCCTGAACTCGACGGTGCTTGGATGCGTGCATTTGATTTTCATCGCTGGGAGTACTGGGGCTCAAACGGAGATGCCGGCTGGGGAGCATGGTCGATCGAATCAGGCTGGACCCAAGGATGGATCGTGACCGTTCTAGGACTCCGAATCCAGAACACTTCGCTGTGGGAGTCGATCCAGGAGGTTAACGTCGCTGATGCTTATGACAAGCAACGCTCAGAGATGCTCCCCCAGGAGCACATCGCTTCGCTTGAAAAAGCCCCGTTACTGCATGAAGCTCGTTACGCCAAGACCAATTGGCAAACGAATCCCGCGAAGAATTACTCCTTTTTTGGCCCCAATTCCTTGACCGATGGCCTGCTAGGAAGTTCCTCGTATCACGATGTCCAATGGACTGGAATCGAGGGAGAACCTCTTATCGTGACCATCGATCTGGGACATGAAGTCTCGCTAAGTA from Blastopirellula marina encodes the following:
- a CDS encoding DUF1559 domain-containing protein produces the protein MRIRRNAFTLVELLVVIAIIGVLIALLLPAVQQAREAARRMQCSNNFKQLGLALHNYHDTFGAFPYGSRAGTVSYPNLSGVNWRTSILPFLEQKNVFDQLNFETGSFNEPFTGNEVLNNLVIDAYICPSSPVDPKVAAPNALNGNQGSLMHQYVGIAGAYPDPGGRTAVVKQTARGYAAGTGMLRPGEVTRFRNATDGTSNSLMVSEQSGMVDGVVLAANYGGGWAGQPESHPVPSIGSTSENYYYTGLTTVRWQINYETATASSSSQPYENNTILNSLHPGGVMGALGDGSTRFIPETIDMEILRRLSACDDGQTVSF
- a CDS encoding carboxypeptidase regulatory-like domain-containing protein; translation: MKSPLLTHSSSAVLLAMTVFCAGCSESPEDAKVSGQVTLDGNPLSSAVILLEDRASGAGGTAVIENGSFSFPTSLPTGKYAVALQPPPPPAPHESSPTPIRTKLPRHLTRPETSGLEAELTPGENALDFKVDSK
- a CDS encoding discoidin domain-containing protein; amino-acid sequence: MFRLWYFATVFALVFGANTRLLSAEEDTHLCIVGSAESDLCQALQQQNIRFESKPTWQSALTAVESGGAIAVLADGYPESTTDLPDEFFQTAAKKDLRVYLEFPGYVPGITLGSPTESRWERVVVSSEELSSDLSKLRILSMNRCRFVPMTEDSPLMVLARVAGFDKAVYGIPDSASPLLVHLPATKGRPEMFLASSKMSAFITARYAPAGAWQKVWQAVLAKLLPNKQNIQLTWTPTVHPTYNKQDQLPVNAELEAFRRGASWYLKSGLLLTLKTEEVTRLAAAKSEVTNHKPFDNQVGDGSLGMLEGFDSGILPDGSQRVRVILRSDCISESAMALGIAGEVLNDEKLSSISKNLQEYLYERSGAVHGDRGDPSHPSYGMIAWGVTNDAWLRSNYGDDIARVVLSTLSTESTTDDHRWSPFASRAILSNLRSCGPYGFRPANTTQNDLTKHGWEYFFQSSTVHLAPHFQSYLWACYLAAYQQTGDELLLQRAKTGIRVMMSKYPDEWRWTNGLQQERARMLLPLAWLIRVEDSPEHRRWLRRIAEDVIACQDASGAIREELGQIDHGGFPPHRDNESFGAHEAPLIHENGEPVSDLLYTTNFAFLGLHEAAAATGDSYYQDAEDRLAKFLCRIQTSSDVHPELDGAWMRAFDFHRWEYWGSNGDAGWGAWSIESGWTQGWIVTVLGLRIQNTSLWESIQEVNVADAYDKQRSEMLPQEHIASLEKAPLLHEARYAKTNWQTNPAKNYSFFGPNSLTDGLLGSSSYHDVQWTGIEGEPLIVTIDLGHEVSLSKVAIHALQSQPVGIYFPSEANVSYSQDGRTFTEWKNAKWQAQDDFEQSQKWFSISGESMSTRYLRVAINSRGSIPEGKQAAGRDAWLFVDEIAVNPVFESSKEVQ